The region GCGAGAGCCGGCCGTCCTCGCTGCCGTCGAGCAGCACGTCCACGTCGAGCCGCACGACGAGGTCCTGCGCGCCGACGATGGTCGCGAACTGCGGGTTCGTCTCGGAGCGCACGAAGGCGCACTCGACCGGCTCGACCGGCCGCCACGCCTCCGCGAAGGCGCGCAGCACCTGCGCCCCGAGCCGCTCGAGGACCCGCTGCTCGATCGCCGAGAAGTCGCGCGCCGCGAGCTTCGTCGGGCGTCCGAGGCTCCCGCCGAAGAGCGTCTGGAGGAGGCCGCCCGCGAGCGCCGGGTGAACGACCAGCATCCCCTGACCGCGCAGCGGCGCCATCCGGAAGAGCTGCAGGCTCACGGGCTGCGGCAGCCGGCTCGTGAAGGTCACGAGCCGCTCGAGCTCGAGCGCACTCACGCGCACCTCGGGCATCTGCCCGAAGAGCGTGCCGAGGGCGCGGCGGAGGTTGCGTGCGAGGCGGTCGGCCACGCGCTCGAGCCCCGGCAGCCGCCCGCGCAGCGTCACCTCCTGGTTGGCGAGGTCGAGGGTACGCACGCCGCCGCGCACGCCGCCCGCGTCGCTGCCCGCGGGGATCGCGCCGTCGGCGACCCCCTTGAGCAGCGCGTTGACCTCGTCCTGTGAGAGTATGTCGGACACGGCGGTCCTACTGGACGATGAACTCCGTGAAGTAGACGGCCTTCACGAGGTCGTGGTTGATGGCGCGGTTGATGCGGTTGATGATCTCGTCGCGCAGCAGAGCCTTGCCCTGCGGCGTGCGGATCTCCGCGAACTGCTTGCTGGTGAAGAGCGTGAGCAGGAGGTCGCGCACCTGCGCCTGGCGGGCGGTGAACTCGTCCGGCACGCGCGTTGGCGATGAACGGCTCGAGGGCGAGGAGCGCGCCGACCGACGGCTTCGACTCCACCACCTGATCCTTCGCCTCGGCCTTCTTGCCGGGCAGCAGCCGCAGGTACCATGCCGCCCCCGCGCCGCCGGCCACGAGGACGACCAGGCCCACGACGAGCAGCAGCTTTCCCTTCCCGCTCTTCGGCGGCGCCTCGGCTTCGGCCGCCGTGCTTTCCTCGGCCATCGCTTCCTCCCCACGCGCGCTCGGGCGCGCGGGAGGGTCAGCAACCGATATGCCAGGAACGGTGGAGGACGGTGCGAGGCTACGCGCGCCGATGGCGCGCGGCGGACGGGGGCGCGGTCAAGAGTTTGCCCCCGCCGCGAGGGGCGGGTCGGATTCGTGACGGGACAGATGTTTGGAGGGGTGCTACGGGAGAACTGCGGAGGGGAAGCGGGACGGGGTAGCCTTGAGGGGTTCCGATGACGTCTATGCTCCGACGAGCGCGCTCGGGGGGGAGTCGGGGACGAGCGTGCCGACGAGGCGGAGCGCCCGAGCGGGGTTCCCGCGCTCGACGCGGCGCTGCGGCCGCGGCAGCCAGATCACCGGCCAGTCGGGCGACCCACTGGCGCGCAGGATGAACCGGTCGTGCGGCGAGGCCTAGGACGCCTCGGCCTCGCTCATGAGCTCCCCGCCCGAGAGGCGAATCATCTCCGCGCGAGGTCGTGCCGCGCAAACGCTCTGCGCATGAGCGGCGGGCTCGCCCCTGCCTC is a window of Deltaproteobacteria bacterium DNA encoding:
- a CDS encoding flagellar basal body-associated FliL family protein, with the protein product MGRKRWPRKARRPKPRRRRRAGRESCCSSWAWSSSWPAARGRHGTCGCCPARRPRRRIRWWSRSRRSARSSPSSRSSPTRVPDEFTARQAQVRDLLLTLFTSKQFAEIRTPQGKALLRDEIINRINRAINHDLVKAVYFTEFIVQ
- the fliM gene encoding flagellar motor switch protein FliM; translation: MSDILSQDEVNALLKGVADGAIPAGSDAGGVRGGVRTLDLANQEVTLRGRLPGLERVADRLARNLRRALGTLFGQMPEVRVSALELERLVTFTSRLPQPVSLQLFRMAPLRGQGMLVVHPALAGGLLQTLFGGSLGRPTKLAARDFSAIEQRVLERLGAQVLRAFAEAWRPVEPVECAFVRSETNPQFATIVGAQDLVVRLDVDVLLDGSEDGRLSLCFANAALDPVRGRLRRAVASGEEAGGAAEASWAERLRAALADAECEVSADLGSHLMSLREVLALKTGDLIPLRTGREGPVVVRVAGRARFLGAPGVASGSNAVRVTGRI